One window from the genome of Desulforamulus ruminis DSM 2154 encodes:
- the argB gene encoding acetylglutamate kinase, producing the protein MTPLEKAGVLVEALPYIKKFYGKTVVIKYGGHAMINDQLKQAVVTDLVLMKFVGIHPVVVHGGGPEITGMLKRLGIESQFVGGLRVTDSPTMEVVEMVLGKLNKEITSLINRLGGRGVGLSGKDANLIIAAKKLGGEQQDIGFVGEVTEINPGLVETVLKEGYIPIISPVGVGRDGESYNINADYVAGAMAKALKADKLIILTDVEGILENRHDPSSLLSTIKVQDIPALVDRGVLQGGMLPKVDCCVEAIRGGVNSTHILDGRVPHSILLEVFTDQGIGTMVAP; encoded by the coding sequence TTGACTCCCTTGGAGAAAGCGGGCGTTCTGGTGGAAGCCCTGCCTTATATTAAGAAATTTTACGGAAAAACTGTGGTTATTAAATACGGCGGCCACGCCATGATCAACGACCAGTTGAAACAGGCGGTGGTGACCGATCTGGTGTTAATGAAATTTGTGGGAATTCATCCGGTGGTGGTTCACGGCGGTGGACCTGAGATCACCGGCATGTTGAAAAGGCTGGGGATTGAATCCCAGTTTGTGGGCGGCCTGCGGGTGACCGATTCTCCCACCATGGAAGTGGTGGAGATGGTGCTGGGCAAACTAAATAAAGAAATCACCTCCCTGATTAACCGGCTGGGGGGCCGGGGGGTAGGACTTTCCGGCAAGGACGCCAACCTGATTATAGCCGCCAAAAAACTGGGCGGAGAACAGCAGGACATCGGCTTTGTGGGAGAAGTAACGGAAATAAACCCGGGTCTAGTGGAAACGGTGCTAAAAGAGGGCTACATTCCCATCATCTCTCCGGTGGGTGTGGGCCGGGACGGGGAAAGCTACAACATCAACGCCGACTATGTGGCCGGGGCCATGGCGAAAGCCCTGAAGGCGGATAAGTTGATTATTTTAACCGATGTGGAGGGAATCCTCGAGAATCGCCATGATCCTTCTTCCCTGTTGTCCACCATCAAAGTGCAGGATATTCCCGCCCTGGTGGACCGGGGTGTGCTCCAGGGCGGCATGCTTCCCAAGGTGGATTGCTGCGTGGAGGCCATCCGGGGAGGGGTCAATTCCACCCATATTCTGGACGGACGGGTGCCGCACTCCATTCTGCTGGAGGTGTTTACCGACCAGGGAATTGGCACCATGGTTGCGCCCTAG
- the carB gene encoding carbamoyl-phosphate synthase large subunit translates to MPKRKDIKTVLVIGSGPIIIGQAAEFDYAGTQACKALREEGIKVVLVNSNPATIMTDGDIADRVYVEPLSWESLEKIIAKEKPDGLLPTLGGQTGLNMAVELAEQGILEKYQVALLGTSLEAIKKAEDRELFKATMLEIGEPIPQSTIAGTVEECIDFANKIGYPLIVRPAYTLGGTGGGIAKDEKELTAICHRGLKMSMISQVLLERSVAGWKEIEYEVMRDAADNCITICNMENIDPVGVHTGDSIVVAPSQTLSDREYQMLRSASLKIIRALKVEGGCNVQFALDPYSMNYIVIEVNPRVSRSSALASKATGYPIAKIAAKIAIGLHLDEITNPVTGKTTACFEPTLDYVVVKIPRWPFDKFSSGDRVLGTQMKATGEVMAIDRTFEGALMKAVRSLEIGVDSLQIKGSASWTEMELESKLNRPDDERLFVVAEAFRRYWTLKEVAQLTSIDYWFLEKIKDLVVLEQQIRKTGGLPGPELLHRAKVCGLADAHIGRLCGVAMKEIRELRKEYGLLPTYKVVDTCAAEFESSTPYYYSTYDTEDEVEVSNRDKVVVLGSGPIRIGQGVEFDYCSVHSVWGLQREKIEAIIINNNPETVSTDFDTADKLYFEPLTVEDVMNVIDKEKPRGVIVQFGGQTAINLAGDLADLGVSILGTPVEGIDAAEDREKFEKLLKGLDIPQTEGKTATTVEQARSIAAGLGFPVLVRPSYVLGGRAMEIVYNDDQLLKYMSTAVQVSPKHPVLVDKYVRGKEVEVDAIGDGQKLFIPGIMEHVERAGVHSGDSIAVYPPQSLTGREMDLVVDYTLRIGAALKICGLMNIQYVVGEGGVFVLEVNPRASRTVPVLSKVTGVPMVQVATRCMLGKNLSDLGYCPGLGPVSDHVTVKAPVFSFEKLGLVETSLGPEMKSTGEVMGVDKSFSHAFYKAITAAGLKVARSGSVLFSVADRDKLEAVAVARQYAGLGFKLYATFHTADALASAGLPVVGTEDPVGLVRSGNIQLVINTPTKGKVPGRAGFRLRRLAAEYKVPCLTSLDTAKAMAGVLHDLLKGGEVTPVSLDQFTKFLGNKERAKNAG, encoded by the coding sequence ATGCCCAAGCGGAAGGACATCAAAACAGTACTAGTTATCGGCTCCGGCCCCATTATCATCGGCCAGGCGGCGGAGTTTGACTATGCCGGAACTCAGGCCTGCAAGGCCCTGCGGGAAGAGGGCATCAAGGTGGTGCTGGTTAATTCCAACCCGGCCACCATTATGACCGACGGCGACATTGCCGACCGGGTTTATGTGGAACCCCTGTCCTGGGAAAGTCTGGAGAAAATCATCGCCAAAGAAAAACCCGACGGCCTGCTCCCCACCCTGGGGGGCCAGACCGGTTTAAATATGGCTGTGGAACTGGCGGAACAGGGCATTCTGGAAAAATATCAGGTGGCCCTGCTGGGAACCTCTCTGGAAGCCATTAAAAAGGCGGAGGACCGGGAATTGTTCAAGGCCACCATGCTGGAAATCGGCGAACCCATCCCCCAGAGCACCATCGCCGGCACCGTTGAGGAGTGCATTGATTTTGCCAATAAAATCGGTTATCCCTTAATTGTTCGCCCGGCCTACACCCTGGGGGGCACCGGGGGCGGCATTGCCAAGGATGAAAAGGAACTGACCGCCATTTGCCACCGGGGCTTAAAAATGAGCATGATCAGCCAGGTTCTGCTGGAACGCAGCGTGGCCGGCTGGAAGGAAATCGAATACGAAGTGATGCGGGACGCGGCGGACAACTGCATTACCATCTGCAACATGGAAAACATCGACCCGGTGGGTGTTCACACCGGGGACAGCATTGTGGTAGCCCCTTCCCAAACCCTGTCGGACCGGGAGTATCAGATGCTGCGCAGCGCCTCCCTGAAAATTATCCGGGCCTTAAAGGTGGAGGGCGGCTGCAATGTTCAGTTTGCCCTGGATCCCTACAGCATGAATTATATCGTAATTGAAGTAAACCCCCGGGTTAGCCGTTCCTCGGCGCTGGCCTCCAAGGCCACCGGCTACCCCATTGCTAAAATTGCCGCCAAGATCGCCATTGGTTTGCATCTGGATGAAATCACCAATCCGGTTACCGGCAAAACCACCGCCTGCTTTGAGCCGACCCTGGATTATGTGGTGGTGAAGATTCCCCGCTGGCCCTTTGACAAGTTTTCCAGCGGCGACCGGGTGCTGGGAACCCAGATGAAGGCCACCGGAGAAGTGATGGCCATTGACCGGACCTTTGAAGGGGCTTTGATGAAGGCGGTGCGCTCCCTGGAAATCGGCGTGGACAGCCTGCAAATCAAGGGCAGCGCCAGTTGGACTGAAATGGAGCTGGAAAGCAAGCTGAACCGTCCGGATGATGAAAGGCTTTTTGTGGTGGCGGAAGCCTTCCGCCGCTACTGGACCCTCAAAGAAGTGGCCCAGTTAACTTCCATCGACTACTGGTTCCTGGAGAAAATCAAGGATCTGGTGGTGCTGGAGCAGCAGATTCGCAAAACCGGGGGCCTGCCCGGGCCGGAACTGCTGCACCGGGCCAAGGTGTGCGGCCTGGCTGACGCTCATATTGGACGGCTCTGCGGGGTCGCCATGAAAGAAATCCGGGAACTGCGGAAAGAATACGGCCTTCTGCCCACCTATAAAGTGGTGGATACCTGCGCGGCGGAGTTTGAATCTTCCACCCCCTATTACTATTCCACTTATGATACCGAAGACGAAGTGGAGGTATCCAACCGGGATAAAGTGGTAGTCCTGGGCTCCGGACCCATCCGCATCGGCCAGGGAGTGGAGTTTGACTATTGCTCGGTACACTCTGTGTGGGGACTGCAGCGGGAAAAGATTGAAGCCATTATTATTAACAACAATCCCGAAACGGTTTCCACCGACTTTGACACCGCTGACAAGCTGTATTTTGAACCCCTGACCGTGGAAGACGTGATGAACGTTATTGATAAAGAAAAACCCCGGGGCGTCATTGTTCAGTTCGGGGGCCAGACGGCCATTAACCTGGCCGGGGACCTGGCGGACCTGGGGGTCAGCATCCTGGGAACGCCGGTGGAGGGCATTGACGCCGCCGAGGACCGGGAAAAATTTGAGAAGCTCCTCAAGGGCCTGGATATTCCCCAAACCGAAGGGAAGACAGCCACCACGGTGGAACAGGCCAGAAGCATTGCCGCGGGCCTTGGCTTCCCGGTACTGGTGCGTCCTTCCTATGTACTGGGGGGCCGGGCCATGGAAATTGTTTATAACGACGACCAACTGTTGAAATACATGTCCACCGCCGTGCAGGTTTCTCCCAAACATCCGGTATTGGTGGATAAATACGTCCGGGGTAAAGAAGTGGAAGTGGACGCCATCGGAGACGGGCAGAAACTGTTTATTCCCGGCATTATGGAGCATGTGGAGCGGGCCGGAGTGCATTCCGGCGACAGCATCGCCGTGTACCCGCCCCAGAGCCTCACCGGCCGGGAGATGGATCTGGTGGTGGACTATACCCTGCGCATTGGAGCGGCTCTGAAGATCTGCGGGCTCATGAATATTCAATATGTGGTGGGGGAAGGCGGGGTTTTTGTTCTGGAAGTAAATCCCCGGGCCTCCCGTACCGTTCCGGTCCTCTCTAAGGTGACCGGGGTGCCCATGGTCCAGGTGGCTACCCGCTGCATGCTGGGCAAGAACCTGTCCGATCTGGGCTATTGCCCGGGCCTGGGCCCGGTTTCCGACCATGTAACGGTTAAGGCGCCGGTATTTTCCTTTGAGAAGCTGGGCCTGGTGGAAACCTCCCTGGGGCCGGAAATGAAATCTACCGGGGAGGTTATGGGCGTGGACAAATCCTTCTCCCATGCCTTCTATAAGGCCATTACCGCCGCCGGCTTGAAGGTAGCCCGCAGCGGGTCGGTGCTTTTTTCGGTGGCGGACCGGGATAAGCTGGAAGCGGTGGCAGTGGCCCGCCAGTATGCCGGACTGGGCTTCAAGCTGTACGCCACCTTCCATACCGCCGACGCCCTGGCTTCTGCCGGGCTGCCGGTGGTGGGTACCGAGGACCCGGTGGGACTGGTGCGTTCCGGCAATATTCAATTGGTCATTAACACCCCCACCAAAGGAAAAGTTCCGGGCCGGGCGGGTTTCCGCCTGCGTCGTCTGGCGGCGGAATACAAAGTGCCTTGCCTGACCTCCCTGGATACGGCCAAGGCCATGGCCGGCGTGCTGCACGATTTGCTGAAAGGCGGCGAGGTCACCCCGGTGTCTTTGGACCAGTTTACTAAGTTCCTGGGTAACAAGGAACGCGCTAAAAACGCGGGTTAA
- the argJ gene encoding bifunctional glutamate N-acetyltransferase/amino-acid acetyltransferase ArgJ, with protein sequence MTEAGSLKNIPGGVTAAQGFLASGVPAGLKKNGALDVALIFSELPAAAAGVYTTNRVKAAPLELTRSRVEQGKARAVIVNAGNANACTGPGGMSDAQAMARSAAEALDIAEEQVLVASTGVIGVPLPVAKIAAAVPQAVAELSRENHSAAAQAIMTTDLMAKEYAVELPIKNKRVTIGGMAKGSGMIHPNMATMLCFITTDANISDAVLQQALKRAVDRSFNMITVDGDTSTNDMVVVLANGKAGNAEIVQDTEDYRRFYGALKEVCTALAKMIARDGEGATRLVEVQVTGGPSREDAGRAAKAVAGSNLFKAAVFGKDANWGRILCALGYSGAAFDPAATDIFIGEVQVAKDGGALAFDEERAVEMLSRDPVQICVDLKSGAHSATAWGCDLTYDYVRINGSYRT encoded by the coding sequence ATGACTGAAGCAGGAAGCCTTAAAAATATACCCGGCGGAGTTACCGCTGCCCAGGGCTTTTTGGCCAGCGGTGTTCCGGCGGGATTGAAAAAGAACGGCGCTTTGGATGTGGCCTTAATCTTCTCCGAGCTTCCCGCCGCTGCCGCCGGGGTTTATACCACCAATCGGGTGAAAGCCGCACCCCTGGAACTCACCCGGAGCCGGGTGGAGCAGGGGAAGGCCCGGGCCGTTATTGTCAATGCCGGGAATGCCAATGCCTGTACCGGGCCCGGGGGGATGTCCGATGCCCAGGCCATGGCCCGCTCCGCGGCGGAAGCGCTGGACATTGCTGAAGAACAGGTGCTGGTGGCTTCCACCGGCGTAATCGGGGTTCCTTTGCCGGTGGCCAAGATTGCCGCCGCAGTGCCTCAGGCAGTAGCGGAACTAAGCAGGGAAAATCACTCGGCAGCGGCCCAGGCCATTATGACCACCGACCTGATGGCCAAGGAGTATGCCGTAGAGCTGCCCATTAAAAATAAAAGGGTCACCATTGGGGGAATGGCCAAGGGTTCGGGAATGATTCACCCCAATATGGCCACCATGCTGTGCTTTATCACCACCGATGCCAACATTTCCGATGCAGTGCTGCAGCAGGCTCTTAAACGGGCTGTGGACCGTTCCTTTAATATGATTACCGTGGACGGGGATACCAGCACCAACGACATGGTGGTGGTGCTGGCCAACGGCAAAGCCGGCAATGCGGAAATTGTTCAGGATACGGAAGATTACCGCCGGTTTTACGGAGCCCTGAAGGAGGTATGCACCGCCCTGGCCAAAATGATTGCCCGGGACGGGGAAGGAGCCACCCGGTTGGTGGAGGTGCAGGTTACCGGCGGGCCCTCCAGGGAGGATGCAGGCCGGGCCGCCAAGGCGGTGGCCGGTTCAAATCTCTTTAAAGCGGCTGTTTTCGGCAAAGACGCCAACTGGGGCCGCATTCTTTGCGCCCTGGGTTACTCCGGGGCAGCCTTTGATCCCGCCGCAACGGATATTTTTATCGGGGAAGTACAGGTGGCCAAGGACGGGGGAGCCCTGGCGTTTGACGAGGAACGGGCCGTGGAGATGCTGAGCCGGGACCCGGTGCAGATTTGCGTGGACCTGAAGTCCGGCGCCCACTCGGCCACCGCCTGGGGCTGCGACCTCACCTACGATTATGTAAGAATAAACGGAAGCTATCGGACGTGA
- a CDS encoding acetylornithine transaminase: MNNQEIINMGQQYVMNTYGRLPMALVKGEGPWVWDADGRKYLDFVGGLAVNSLGHAHPKVAEAISRQAATLLHCSNIYWIEPQVKLAKLLVENSCASKAFFCNSGAEANEGAIKLARKYAKKNLGPNQYEVISATNSFHGRTLATVTATGQTKYQKGFEPLPPGFRHVPFNDLAALEENIRPQTCAVMLEPVQGEGGVIPADPGYLAGVAQLCRDKGLLLIFDEVQCGLGRTGKFLAHQHYGVEPDIITLAKALGGGFPIGALLAKEEVAGAFQPGDHASTFGGNPLATAAALAAMEALLQDGVQENAAKVGQYFKEKLSGLTAKHSFVREVRGLGLMLGLELSIEGKDIVAKCLEQGLLINCTNGNVLRFLPPLIITEEDVDHALAILSGAMDEVQSA; encoded by the coding sequence ATGAACAACCAGGAAATTATCAATATGGGTCAGCAGTACGTAATGAATACCTACGGTCGTTTACCCATGGCCCTGGTGAAGGGTGAAGGCCCGTGGGTTTGGGACGCCGACGGCCGCAAATACCTGGACTTTGTGGGAGGGCTGGCGGTTAATTCCCTAGGTCACGCCCATCCCAAGGTGGCGGAAGCCATCTCCCGGCAGGCAGCGACCCTGCTGCATTGCTCCAATATCTATTGGATCGAACCCCAGGTTAAACTGGCCAAACTGCTGGTGGAAAATTCCTGTGCCAGCAAGGCCTTTTTTTGCAACAGTGGAGCTGAAGCCAACGAAGGCGCCATTAAACTGGCCCGCAAGTACGCCAAGAAAAATCTTGGGCCGAATCAATATGAAGTGATTTCAGCCACCAACTCCTTTCACGGGCGGACCCTGGCTACGGTTACGGCCACCGGGCAGACCAAATATCAAAAAGGTTTTGAGCCGCTGCCTCCGGGATTTCGCCATGTACCTTTTAATGATCTGGCCGCCCTGGAGGAAAACATCCGTCCTCAGACCTGTGCGGTTATGCTGGAGCCTGTTCAGGGCGAGGGCGGTGTAATTCCCGCCGATCCCGGCTACCTGGCAGGGGTGGCGCAACTGTGCCGGGATAAGGGCTTGCTGTTGATTTTTGATGAAGTTCAGTGTGGACTGGGAAGGACCGGCAAATTCCTGGCCCACCAGCATTATGGAGTGGAACCGGATATCATCACCCTGGCCAAGGCCCTGGGCGGCGGCTTTCCCATCGGGGCCCTGTTGGCCAAAGAGGAAGTGGCCGGCGCCTTCCAGCCCGGGGACCATGCCAGTACTTTTGGCGGGAATCCCCTGGCCACCGCTGCGGCCCTGGCGGCCATGGAAGCGCTGCTCCAGGACGGGGTCCAGGAAAATGCGGCCAAAGTGGGACAATACTTTAAGGAAAAACTATCGGGCCTAACGGCCAAGCATTCCTTTGTGAGGGAAGTGCGGGGACTGGGTCTCATGCTGGGTCTGGAATTAAGCATAGAAGGCAAGGACATTGTGGCTAAATGCCTGGAGCAGGGGCTGCTCATCAATTGCACCAACGGCAACGTGCTGCGTTTCCTGCCGCCGCTGATTATTACCGAGGAAGATGTGGACCATGCCCTGGCCATCTTGTCCGGGGCCATGGACGAAGTGCAAAGCGCCTAA
- the argF gene encoding ornithine carbamoyltransferase, with product MEELRKKLKGKDFLTLHDFSVEEVQFMLDEAVRIKGLQKSGIPHPYLRGKTLAMIFQKSSTRTRVSFEVAMVQLGGYALFLSPKDIQMGRGESIADTARVLSRFVDGIMIRTYAQSQVEELAHYATVPVINGLTDLTHPCQILADFLTIKEHKGRLAGLRLAYVGDGNNIAHSLMYGCAKVGMNISIASPEGYKPDQKVVELAKQDALATGARIEIVTDPVQAVTGADVVVTDVWTSMGQEAEYDLRKKIFAPYQLNKELCALAKEDYISLHCLPAHRGEEVTDEIIDGPHSAVWDEAENRLHAQKAVLALLM from the coding sequence ATGGAGGAACTCAGAAAAAAATTAAAGGGGAAAGACTTTTTAACCCTTCATGATTTCAGTGTTGAGGAAGTTCAATTTATGCTGGATGAGGCTGTTCGGATCAAAGGCCTGCAGAAGTCCGGCATCCCCCACCCCTACCTGAGAGGAAAAACACTGGCCATGATCTTTCAGAAAAGCTCCACCCGGACCCGGGTCAGCTTTGAGGTGGCCATGGTTCAACTGGGAGGGTACGCCCTGTTCCTAAGCCCCAAGGACATCCAGATGGGCCGCGGTGAATCCATTGCCGATACCGCCCGGGTGCTGTCCCGGTTTGTGGACGGCATCATGATCCGCACCTATGCCCAGAGCCAGGTGGAGGAACTGGCCCACTACGCCACGGTGCCGGTGATCAACGGCCTTACCGATCTGACGCACCCCTGCCAGATCCTGGCGGATTTTCTGACCATCAAGGAACACAAGGGCCGCCTGGCGGGCCTGCGGCTGGCCTACGTAGGAGACGGCAACAACATTGCCCATTCCCTGATGTACGGATGCGCCAAGGTGGGCATGAATATCAGCATCGCTTCCCCCGAAGGCTACAAGCCTGACCAAAAGGTGGTGGAACTGGCCAAGCAGGATGCTCTGGCCACCGGCGCCAGAATTGAGATTGTCACCGATCCGGTGCAGGCTGTGACCGGGGCCGACGTGGTGGTTACCGACGTGTGGACCAGCATGGGCCAGGAAGCGGAATACGATCTGCGCAAGAAAATCTTTGCCCCCTACCAGTTGAATAAAGAATTGTGTGCCCTGGCCAAGGAGGACTATATTTCCCTGCACTGTCTGCCGGCCCACCGGGGAGAAGAAGTGACCGACGAGATCATCGACGGGCCCCATTCTGCGGTTTGGGACGAGGCGGAGAACCGTCTTCATGCCCAGAAGGCCGTGCTGGCTCTATTGATGTAA